DNA sequence from the Oncorhynchus nerka isolate Pitt River linkage group LG9b, Oner_Uvic_2.0, whole genome shotgun sequence genome:
ATTCTTTTTAAGCACCAGCTTTTTCAATTTTGCAGCAAATAGAAATTGTGACAATAATAGCACCAAAGCGTTTAAGGGTCATATCAgtgaagaccacctcttccaggccAATATGAGACGCCATTTGTTGCTACTCGGCCATGGGGGAGAAGAATCATGTCTAAACCAGTTTAAAATGGGATTTCCAGGCATATATTGTCCCATCTTAAAGTTTGGTACATATAGTCCTATGTCTTCCCCTCTTTGTAAATTTTATCCGGGATCGTATACCTTTGCCATATACActgagtctacaaaacattaggaacaccgtcctaatattgagttgcacccccccccatGTAAGTAATGGTAGTCTTTCTTGACAGAAGGCAAATTCTGCTCTGTTTTATCAGTACATTGTATTGACTTTGGAAAGAGCAATAGCTACCTGGTCTGAAGAGTTTGTGCTCAAACACAGCTGACAACATAAAGTTATTTTAACTCCAACTCTGCCAGCTAAACTAAGGtacagtgtgtttatgtcagttagATGAGGATCCTGAACCATGTCGCAATGTTTTCGTTTATCTGCTCCTTATAAAACAACCCGTCCTGGAGTGTTCATTATTGCGCACTGTAGTGAAATGTTTTGCAACGGAGAACAAACGTTTCTTAAgcggacaaattcaggtaggtccctcccagtttcatttggttcctagtgaatgcAAACCTGGTATCAATTTGGCTCCTTGACTTATCTTGCTTGTGAAATTTATATTATATACTCACTGATTTGTGGTAGAGGCTATATGGAACTTTTTCCCTTGAGTGGTttgatgaaaataaataaatgcaaagATCATCTGTTTGAACCATGCATCCAACATTTTAAGAGTTTGTGATTCTTAGTATATTTGTGTGTTCCCAGCCCAACCTGTACCCCACAGTGGGGCTGCAGACCCCTGGGGAGGTGGTGGATGCCAACTTTGGCCAGCACCCATTTGTGTTCGACATCGAGGACTACATGCGCGAGTGGCGGACTAAGATCCAGGCCCAGATCGACAGGTTCCCCataggggacagggagggagagtggcagtCCATGATCCAGAAGTTAGTACCTTCCCTTGTAGCTGTACACACCAATGGAAACTACAGTTCCCATCCACCCTTGCAACTGGTTTGACTTGTGTTAttgccactttttttttttatatatctcAATTTTCCAACTTGTTTTTATGTGGGTATTTCCGAGTCTGAACCTCGTATTTCCAAATTCCCAACAGCATTTGAAGGCAGCATATCGTTATCCGTATATCATATCTCTCTGAGCTGTTATGTTTCTCCCACCTCTTTGTCTCCACAGAATGGTGGCATCCTACCTGGTCCACCATAGTTACTGTGCCACTGCCGAAGCCTTTGCCAAATCCACAGACCAGGCTGTGCATGAGGAACTGGCCTCCATTAAAAACCGACAGAGTGAGTCATGCTTGTGTGAAAGATGGGTTTAGGGTGTGTCCTGTCATTGACTTGTGTATTTGCTTTGTGAATATTATAACTATATGCTATATTCACAAAATGTAAACTGACTAGATGGGTAGTTGGCATAAGTGGAGCCATTACAATATTTCTTAGGGACACATCTGCCTAGAGGCCAGGGGCCAAAATGGAATGGGCCTAGAATAAATGATTGTCTAACACTTTCAAATGTTTCTGCTCTCGTACCCTTGGAGACGAATGGGGAAATGCCATGCCACACTAAGTCTCCTCCCAATATGTGAATGAAAGTAAATGGGATGTGCTTGCAGAGATCCAGAAGCTGGTGTTGTCAGGCAGAATGGGAGAGGCCATTGAGACCACCCAACAGCTGTACCCCAGCCTACTGGAGAGTAACCCCAACCTCTTATTTATGCTGAAGTGAGTAACGGCAAGGGATAGGCAATATTGACACATTTAGGAACCGTACCTCTTAAGGGGAAGCTCAGGATATTACAActtgttagatggttcctcactcTGGAAGTGGTTGTAAATTCCTGAACTTACCCTTTAATGGCAAGACTGTACATTGATGTGCAGCCAAGTATATTTGGTTGTTGGTATATCTGTATTTGATTGATGCTGTATTTTTAATGTGGTGGTTGATGGTTTGACAGTTGTATTGGATAGGCCTGATCTTTGTAACCCTCCCCCTGTCCACTTAATCccactgtctctcagggtgagaCAGTTCATCGAGATGGTGAATGGGACGGACAGCGAGGTGCGCTGCCTGGGAGGCCGCAGCCCCAAGTCCCAGGACAGCTACACAGGTTCACCTCGCCCCTTCAGCAGCCCCAGACACAAAGCAAGCGGCTCCCAGGCCTACCTCACAGGTATATGATACACTGAACAATCTGTGGATTCCCCATGACAGATATGCATTGGTTAGTCACAGATGCCTTAAAATTAAAAAGCATCTATCTGGTGTGATAACCATTGGCCTCATGCTGCgtgacatctccttcacatagttgCTCAGGCTGTTGATTGGCCTGCGGAATGTTCTCTCACGCTTCAAAGGCTGTGCgatgttgctggatattggtgggaactagaacacgctgtcgtacatttcgatccagagcatcccaaacatgctcaatggttgaCATGTCTGAATATTCAGGCCATGGATGAACTGGGACATCTTCAGCTTCTATGACTTTTGTGTACAGATCCTCATGAGGTGGATGAATAGCGCGATGAAATGTGCCTCGTCCCGGTATCTGTGCGTtcaaactgccatcgataaaattcaatggtgttcgttgtctgtagtgtttatgcctgcccataccataacccctctgCCACCACGAGGCACTCtccacaacgttgacatcagcaaaccactctccCACACGGTGCCATACGCTGTCgtcatctgcccagtacagttgcaACTGCGactcatccatgaagagcacacttctccagtggccattgaaggtgagcatttactCACTGAAGtaggttacgacgccgaactgcagtcaggtcaagaccctggtgaggacgagcacgcagatgagcgtCACTGAGGGTTTATGCAGAAATTCTTTTGGTTGTGAAAACTGTTTCATCAGCTTTCCGGGTGACTGGTTTCAggtgatcccacaggtgaagaagccggttgtggaggtcctgggctggtggggttgtgaggccggttggacatacagccaaattctctaaaacgacgttggcgGCAGTTTATGggggagaaattaacattaaattctgtctacggctctggtggacattcggctcatgaaacatgggacgaacactttacatgttacatttgatgtttttgttcagtgtatattcacACAtctggttgtgttcattaggcacttaACAGGCCGAAACAGGAAGGTACTTTTTGAAATTGtcatgtttttttatatttttttattgtacaACATTTTTGCAACAGTGTGCTGTTATAACTATGACCCTGGGGCGTGTTCAATAGGTACCAAACGGAAGAGCACTaacaaacagggagggactacctgcaTTTGTCCAAAAGGATTacatttcttgtttatgttgctAAACGTTTCTAAACCTTATCCATGAACATGACCCAGTCCTGGATCAAATTAATTCAGTCAAATACTTAAGGTGCACTTTATTTAGCTTGCCATTCACCTTTTTGTGTCTTGTATGGTGTTTTTCATCTGACTGTCCTGGTTGCTTCCCAGGATTTGATGGCGGCTGTTGTAATGGGGTGATGTCCAGTAAGGCCCACCACTCCCCCACAGTCACAAGCCCTGCCCCCCGGGCCCAGCCCTCCTTGCCCCCGCTGCTGAGCTCAGCTCCCTCAATGGCAGCCACAGCCTGCAGCAGCCCAACGCCAGGTATGGAACATGCACAAGGCTATAATGTACTGAACACTCTACTCAATACTAGTTTCTTGTAAACGCTTCAACATGCATCCAACACTACAGAAAATAAAAAAACGGCCAATACCGACAGTCTTGCACAGCCTGCTTAACTTCTACCTGCAAAACAAGGTATTGACACAACGTATCACGCAACCAAAAAAAACGCAGGTTTAAGATCGACTTTTTTTGTCTATCAAAAATAAAGTATAATTTCTCATCTTTAAAACTGATCCACTCAAACACACCTACTGTTTTACCCCCCCAGTACTGATGTGGACATGGAGGTTGACCACTTCACCAACGGAGTGACCGAGTCCTCCAACGGCTTCTTCAATGGCACCTCCAAACACGGAGCCCAGACAGAGGACTGTGACACAGACATGGGTGAGTGACAGGCCATGACATCCACATGATAGTATTAACTTTTTGAAGCTATACATTGCTTACAAACGAATGTAAACAATGGAGTAGTGCATCTTTTTGGGGGTTACGATAAGACTGTTGTGCTAACTTATCATGATGCATAACTTattattcaagaatcaatgggtgtgtgtatatagcaAAAATTAAAATGATCATTGCATAGATTCCCAGATTGCACATTTGTTATATTCCAATGTAATTTTTTACAAACGAGGCGGTACAACTGACATGATTGACTCTGGTCTGCATCTATCAAACCATCCCTCGGAGTGGCTGAATGCTATGTCCTCGCGTGACGTGCACGTTTGATTGGTTCTGTGTCCACAGAGGTGGAGTCAGCCCAGTCCAAGAGGCAGCTGTGTGGGGGAAGCCAGGCAGCCATCGAGAGGATGATCCACTTTGGCCGGGAGCTCCAGAGCATGAGTGAGCACCTACGCCGAGAATGCGGCAAGAACTCGGTCAACAAGAAGATGCTCAAGGTACTCTGTCAATTATGTTCAAACAACTTCCGATAAATGGCTCAATGTAATGGCTGTAAAACCTTGGATGTACATTTTGCTGTGAGTGTTTTGCGTGTATGTCCCACTACATTACGTCTAACAACGCAGCACTGCACTTGGCCTATAACTACATCCAATATCTCAAAACAGTATTTCTCTAGCAGGACACTACCGCACTGAACAATTTCAAAAATGTTACTAAATTATAGTTCCTATAAGGAAGTCAGTCAATTggaatgaattcattaggccctagtcgatggatttcacatgactgggcagaggtgcagccatgggtgggcctggctcccaagtgggtggggctatgcccacccatggctgcatccaatcagaatgagtttctcCCCACAGGGGCTTTCATTACAGACAAATGCTCatgaacagggatgtaaacaaatttgagaaACTGTGTGCatgtcagctcatgaaacacagaaccaatactttacatgttgcatttacatttttgttcagtgtatgatCTGTCAATTTTGAACTTGGTGTACAATTTGAGGTTACTGTACCTTGACTCACTGCATCCATCTCTCATTAACAGCTGTTTCTCCTACCCTGCCTGTCCCCACTCTTTTCCCTGCAAGGATTTTTACATTCTTGTTCTTCTTGGCTGTCTTTCTCCTCTATTTGTATGTCCCTTATCGCTTCCCATCTCCCTCTGTAGGATGCATTCAGTCTGCTGGCCTACTCGGACCCGTGGACGAGCCCAGTGGGCTACCAGCTGGACTCTATCCAGAGGGAACCGGTGTGTTCCACACTCAACAGTGCAATTCTAGGTAGGTACACCACCACCTCTGGTTGTCACTTCAGAGCCTCTCCTCAACCAGCAGTCAAGTGTTGTCCACTCTGGGGTGGTTTCCCAGACACCGATTTAAAGACTAGTCTTGTACTAAGATGGGAAATCTCCATTGAACATGCTTTTTAGTCTAGAACTTGGCtcaatctgtgtctgggaaactggtccTGTAAATTTAGCATTGTGATTACAATAATGCTAATTATGTATAGCTTCGCGTTGACCGGGGTGTTGTCGTTTTCCTTTGAAAATGTCAACAAATTAGGGAGCGGTTAATTACCAATGTGGTCATAAATGTGAAGTCGTCATTTTTTGATTTTGAGTCATGGTTAATAAGTAGTCATTTGGCGGTGTGTATGTGGCGGTGTTATGCGTTGCCTATGGGTGTGCTATGTGGAACTGACTTGACTTATTTAGTGTCCTTAGTTACTAGGCCCATGTCATGGATATGATGTGTAATGCATTGCCCAATGTTAGAAATGTATCAATCTCTAAAATTGGTGTTGATTCAGTCTTTTATTGATTTTAATAAGATGTGCACACTAAGGCCCTTATACAGCCTCACCCACCACCCCAAGTTACTCATTCAGCAGTGTCCTTAGCTACTTTTGTGTTGTTGAGTATTATGCATTAACTATGGGAGTGATATGTAGTCCTTACATAGCTGTTTTCTACCCCCCCCCACAGAGACTCATAACCTGCCCAAGCAGCCCCCTCTGGCCCAGGCTGTGGGACAGGCCGCCCAGTGCCTGTCCATCATGGCACACTCTGGAAGTGGCTCCTGCGCCTTCGCTGCTGTGGACGATTACCTGCACtagccccccacacacaggtccCCCACCTTCACACAAACTCAATCTGGATCCCTCCACTCCCCGGGCTAGCCAAGGCTACTTTCAGATTCTCCAACCTCCCTGAAGTGTTCACTCATGCATTGGATTGGTGCAAGAATGCCTGGGAAGAGTTTTCACCATCTTCCTCACAGCAGTCCATTCCCTTGAAATCCATGAGGGGAGTGTACGAGTGCACTCTTTGGGATAGGGTGGAGAATCGGGACGTCGCCCAAGTCTCACAGGAACCCTGATGCAAGTCTGCCCATGTAATTTTGGTTGATGGGGAGAAGGGGGAAATTGCAAAGACTAGCCAACTAGTAAATTCACCTCTCTGATCTGTGTGACTGTGGCAAACCATACAGGATTTTCATATGCCCAAACTACTGTGCGAAGGTGGGAGCACCCTGGTCTGAAGAACAAGGAACGGCTTTCCAGTGACCGCATAACACCAACCCAGTCAACATATGTTGACACTCCATTTGCCAACCCAAAACGTGGTCCGTTTAAACCCCTGACCAACTATACCTACCAGGCAAGCCAGGCCCACAGAAGACGTGAGTATTCCGACCCATTCTAGTGCATTTGCACCTGGGTTGGGAGTATGCTAGCCGACTCCCACCCCGAGAAACCAACTCCTTTGTGGCGCAAAAGGCACACCCAAACCCCATGGCATCAGTGACTGGTGACACATGTGGCTTGAAGACTGAAGAAGCCAGTGAGAGAATCTACAGTCTTAACTTTtgtctttctttaaaaaaaaaaaaaatgtttattttgggGAGGGGCAGTAGGTGGGGGAGGGTGGGTAGGCTCTGTTAACACTTCCTGGTTTACAAGGCATGGTGATTTATTATTCTAGCTAATTATATTCTTACTTGCATACACAGTATATTTGTTGCGCGCCGGCAAGAGTGAATTCCACCAAATAATAAAGGTCCCAATCCCACCACTCCTTACTAGTGACAAGTGTCAGCGTGTGTACATGTTAACATTTCTATGAATAAAATATCAATCATTAAATATTTAGCTACCAAAAGAAAGGAAAAAATATCTACCCTCCAAGCTTCacagtgtttagtgtttagaATCCTTTGTGGTGTTAGTCTCAAACTTTGTTATACTGTGGTTGAAGTTTAATTAACCCTTTCCATGGGTACCCCAGTACCTAACCCCCCCCCCAACTGCACAGCAGGTCTGATATGTTATGACATTTTATTTCCTAATGTATTCATTCATGGTATCACATATCCTTTAGCCATGAAGAACTCATGAGCCCTTTCTTGATTTGACTGCTGAGATTGTCTCAGTTAAGTTCTAAAtgaacgtgtgtctgtaatgaagGGCTTTTCAGACTTTTAAATCCCTCAATGTTTAGCAGATTAACCCTTGTGTTGAACCGGTAGCGAGCTAGCGCCTAAGCGCTCATGATTTAATGTTAGCCAATACCCAGAATAGGTATTGTCCTGGTTTGGGGCTAACCATAGCAGCTTGATGCTAGCCCAGGGCTTACCATAGCTCAGCTTGTGATGGCGAACTTGGTCAAGAGCAGGCTTGTGTAAGGTTAACCTTGCCCCCCCCATTAGCCTTTTCATAGCTAACCACATCCCAGCGATGTTTGGATAATGGCATGTTTGAGACAGTGTCAAGATTCTGCAGAGATCTTCACAATGCCTGGAGAAGGGTTTTAACCTACCAATTTACTATAATGAGCCTATACTCTGCAAAATCTGTATATCGAACATGCCCATTTTCAGGTGTGAAAAACCCTTATAGGCTGCTTTTGTCAGAACACTTGTCATTAACAGAGACTTGGACCGGGAATCAAAGGTGACTGTAAAGCACTTGACTCAACATCTGCAGCGTCTGGGACATTGCCTTTCAACAGGCAAATTGTTCCCTTGCAATGAGCTTGTCTACAACACGCCTTAGCTTGAATCCCGGTCTTACTCTTTCCTAGTTTTTGTTGACCGGATCTCCTTTTAGTACTCTCAACAGCAAAACGGAAAATAAAATAGTATTGTCAACTGCACTGTGGTTACCACGtttacaataaaataaaaaacatacctAGGAAGCTGTGATTTAGTGCTTGCAGACGCAGAGAAACCACAAGCAGGGGAATATGGAGCATCTCACAGTAAGAGTTGTGATTTAAGATTGTTTTTGCTCTTCAGAACACAATGAATAATATTACATGGACATGGGATCTAATCCACTGAACATTCTCAGGCTGTATGTATTCTGGCTAAAAGTAAATGCTAACGCATTGGGCATTTATAGTCTGTCTCGGAAACTGTCCCTCAGTGTCTGACCATCACACCATTCTTTCCTTTAGCACAGCTTTCAGTTTAGAAATCATTTTGCATGATATACCGTATAAAAACATGACTTTGATCTTCAGATAATTG
Encoded proteins:
- the ranbp9 gene encoding LOW QUALITY PROTEIN: ran-binding protein 9 (The sequence of the model RefSeq protein was modified relative to this genomic sequence to represent the inferred CDS: inserted 1 base in 1 codon), producing the protein MSGQSSGCGFLMSVVVHGDSALNEQENELNQQLRRLYPAVNELETPLPRSWSPKDKFSYIGLSQNNLRVHYKGHGKTPKDAASVRATHPIPAACGVYYFEVKIISKGRDGYMGIGLSAQGVNMNRLPGWDKHSYGYHGDDGHSFCSSGTGQPYGPTFTTGDVIGCCVNLINNTCFYTKNGHSLGIAFTDLPPNLYPTVGLQTPGEVVDANFGQHPFVFDIEDYMREWRTKIQAQIDRFPIGDREGEWQSMIQKMVASYLVHHSYCATAEAFAKSTDQAVHEELASIKNRQKIQKLVLSGRMGEAIETTQQLYPSLLESNPNLLFMLKVRQFIEMVNGTDSEVRCLGGRSPKSQDSYTGSPRPFSSPRHKASGSQAYLTGFDGGCCNGVMSSKAHHXPHSHKPCPPGPALLAPAAELSSLNGSHSLQQPNASTDVDMEVDHFTNGVTESSNGFFNGTSKHGAQTEDCDTDMEVESAQSKRQLCGGSQAAIERMIHFGRELQSMSEHLRRECGKNSVNKKMLKDAFSLLAYSDPWTSPVGYQLDSIQREPVCSTLNSAILETHNLPKQPPLAQAVGQAAQCLSIMAHSGSGSCAFAAVDDYLH